The following coding sequences are from one Paenibacillus stellifer window:
- the panC gene encoding pantoate--beta-alanine ligase yields the protein MKVVRTVEQLRESLGQLRSEGRGPVGLVPTMGFLHEGHASLLRRAKETCGIVVMSIFVNPIQFGPGEDYESYPRDEIRDLALAESRGADIVFIPLAQEMYPKPTRTKIKVSGLTDKLCGASRPGHFDGVTTVVTKLINMVQPDYAFFGLKDAQQVAVLSQMVEDLNMNVTIVPCPLIRESDGLALSSRNVYLSAEERRQALVLSRSLREARAAIEDGRVVTASEARELIVSVISESPLADIDYADILSFPALEPIAADLPLTRAEGEIIMALAVRFGRTRLIDNIVFTPKEVAALV from the coding sequence ATGAAAGTCGTTAGAACGGTTGAACAGCTTAGAGAATCCTTGGGCCAGCTTCGGAGCGAGGGACGCGGTCCTGTCGGACTGGTTCCGACGATGGGCTTTCTGCATGAAGGCCATGCCAGCCTGCTTCGCCGGGCGAAGGAAACCTGCGGCATCGTGGTCATGAGCATCTTCGTGAATCCGATTCAGTTCGGGCCTGGTGAAGATTATGAATCCTATCCCCGTGACGAGATCCGTGATCTTGCGCTTGCGGAATCCCGGGGGGCTGATATTGTATTTATTCCCTTGGCCCAGGAAATGTATCCGAAACCGACCCGCACCAAAATCAAAGTCTCCGGCCTGACGGACAAGCTCTGCGGCGCTTCCCGTCCGGGACACTTCGACGGCGTCACAACCGTTGTGACCAAGCTGATCAATATGGTGCAGCCTGATTATGCATTCTTCGGCCTGAAGGACGCCCAGCAGGTGGCTGTGCTCTCGCAGATGGTCGAAGATCTTAATATGAACGTTACAATTGTGCCCTGTCCGCTCATTCGTGAGTCTGACGGGCTGGCGCTCAGCTCCCGCAACGTGTATTTGTCCGCTGAAGAACGCCGCCAGGCACTTGTACTGTCACGCTCCCTTCGGGAAGCGCGGGCCGCGATCGAGGACGGCCGGGTCGTTACCGCGAGCGAAGCCCGCGAGCTGATCGTATCCGTGATTTCGGAATCGCCGCTGGCGGATATCGACTACGCCGATATTTTGAGCTTCCCTGCGCTTGAGCCCATCGCTGCCGATCTTCCGCTCACCCGGGCGGAGGGAGAGATTATTATGGCGCTGGCTGTCCGTTTTGGCCGCACCCGCCTGATCGACAATATCGTCTTCACGCCGAAGGAGGTAGCTGCGCTTGTATAG
- the panD gene encoding aspartate 1-decarboxylase yields the protein MYRHMMKSKIHRATVTEANLNYVGSITIDEDLMEAADLLENEKVQIVDNNNGSRLETYVIPGPRGSGVICLNGAAARLVQPGDTVIIISYAILSKEELEGHKPTVVFVDGNNKPVKLEHKELHATTA from the coding sequence TTGTATAGACATATGATGAAGTCCAAGATACACCGGGCTACGGTAACCGAAGCCAATCTGAATTATGTAGGCAGCATTACGATCGATGAAGATTTGATGGAAGCAGCCGATCTGCTCGAGAACGAGAAGGTCCAGATCGTGGACAACAATAACGGCTCGCGTCTGGAGACCTACGTCATCCCCGGCCCTCGGGGCAGCGGAGTAATCTGCCTGAACGGCGCGGCGGCACGGCTTGTGCAGCCCGGCGATACGGTCATCATTATCTCTTATGCCATTCTGTCCAAGGAAGAGCTTGAAGGCCACAAGCCGACTGTAGTGTTTGTGGACGGGAACAATAAACCGGTTAAGCTTGAGCATAAGGAGCTTCATGCGACAACGGCCTGA
- a CDS encoding CCA tRNA nucleotidyltransferase: MKWKMADPVMAEAAAGIVNTLEDAGYEAYWVGGCIRDELLGRPVHDMDLTTSALPEQVLGLFPRCVPTGLEHGTVTVLESGFPFEVTTFRTESGYADHRRPESVTFVADVTEDLRRRDFTINAICMGLSGTLIDPFGGEEDLAQQRIRCVGSADERFGEDALRMLRCIRFASTLDFRVAKNTWRGLLRRRHELAHIAVERVYAELTRIVEGPRPLRGLAMLARSCLLARGKAPFPWDADQLAAAAASLTRIGELGSARLRWALLLHALGSPAEEADRLMRAWTFPGAARKDAARVLRFREAWTAEEEAGPDDGPAASRRRFIAAALTFGCDAAEGWLDVLAALPGGEEGAARVKAAREWLAGMPVRSLAELAVSGGELTAALDRRPGPWLGSLLQELLLAAAEGSVPNERDALVRQAKRVEIK, translated from the coding sequence ATGAAGTGGAAAATGGCGGACCCCGTTATGGCGGAAGCCGCGGCTGGAATTGTGAACACGCTGGAAGACGCCGGTTATGAAGCTTACTGGGTTGGCGGCTGCATCCGCGACGAACTGCTGGGTCGTCCCGTTCACGACATGGATCTGACGACCTCAGCGCTTCCGGAGCAAGTGCTGGGGCTGTTTCCGAGATGCGTGCCGACCGGGCTGGAGCACGGCACGGTGACGGTGCTGGAATCCGGATTTCCCTTTGAGGTCACGACTTTCCGGACGGAGAGCGGCTACGCCGACCATCGCCGCCCGGAGAGCGTGACCTTTGTGGCCGATGTGACGGAAGATTTGAGAAGACGGGACTTCACGATCAACGCCATCTGCATGGGGCTGAGCGGCACACTCATCGACCCCTTTGGCGGGGAGGAGGACCTGGCTCAGCAGCGCATCCGCTGCGTCGGTTCCGCAGACGAACGCTTCGGCGAGGATGCCCTCCGCATGCTGCGCTGCATCCGGTTCGCCTCGACGCTTGATTTCCGCGTCGCGAAGAACACGTGGCGCGGCCTGCTGCGCCGCCGTCATGAGCTGGCGCACATCGCCGTTGAGCGCGTCTACGCGGAGCTGACGCGCATCGTGGAAGGCCCCCGCCCGCTGCGGGGGCTGGCCATGCTTGCGCGCAGCTGCCTGCTCGCGCGCGGCAAAGCCCCGTTCCCCTGGGACGCGGACCAGCTTGCGGCAGCCGCCGCAAGCCTTACGCGCATCGGGGAACTCGGGAGCGCCCGGCTGCGCTGGGCGCTGCTCCTCCATGCCCTGGGCTCGCCGGCTGAAGAGGCCGACCGGCTCATGCGGGCATGGACGTTCCCGGGGGCGGCCCGCAAGGATGCCGCCCGGGTGCTGCGGTTCCGCGAGGCGTGGACCGCAGAGGAAGAGGCGGGGCCGGATGACGGCCCCGCAGCCTCCAGGCGTCGGTTCATCGCCGCCGCCCTGACCTTCGGCTGTGATGCGGCCGAAGGGTGGCTGGACGTGCTCGCCGCGCTGCCAGGCGGCGAGGAGGGCGCGGCCCGGGTGAAGGCCGCGCGGGAATGGCTCGCCGGCATGCCGGTGCGCAGCCTGGCGGAGCTGGCGGTAAGCGGCGGCGAGCTGACCGCCGCGCTGGACCGGCGGCCAGGGCCTTGGCTCGGCAGCTTGCTGCAGGAGCTGCTGCTGGCGGCCGCCGAGGGAAGCGTCCCGAATGAGCGGGACGCGCTGGTGAGACAAGCGAAGAGGGTGGAGATCAAGTGA
- the dinG gene encoding ATP-dependent DNA helicase DinG: MKFAVLDFETTGTQSVGEIIQVGLAIIEEDRSISRVYGSYVKPGGPIPPFITGLTGISDSDVADAPELEEMMMELVPLLDDVVLVGHNVAFDFHFLQNALDRCGYLPFQGRILDTIDFLKICFPSLSSYQLGAVSSHFGLTHERPHQADSDALATAMVLLRCLDELYELPLLTIQRLTELFSGEDSDLSWFFDGLLREREMETFQPEGELQFHRQLALAVGDWTELSPPREEGDYPAEHMSFREYLDEVKTRLKALLPQYEDRQAQEQMFEEVYQALQDEKHLLIEAGTGTGKSLGYLLPAIYQSVKTGEKVMVSTHTINLQDQLRERDIPLLTQTVPFPFKAAVFKGRGHYLCLRKFEHKINAKEFTAPREDTLTSAQMIVWLTQTDSGDDEELNLGGRGGDFWETVASDTDSCLGRSCPWFRKCYYHRAKHEAGNADVVITNHSKLFADVRAGHQLLPAYEYLVIDEAHQLEEVAGKHLGMSMKHFTVSHTLNRLYKDSRTGQLPALRHVLQSSGSEQAAEWSSIIDRMYPDLLTIKESWELLSEKLFTLIPERADAGGEAGQLVHRLLPSRKPTGWEELAALEQTLHSSLSDVIRKGEGMLTEMREQESQSSSDSLVTDIGGLLKDLAEIREQVRFFMGMNDENVVYWLEANGNYRNKSLHLYAVPVDVSAQLKDLFFDKKKSAVLTSATLSVDKSFQYMIDSLGLNEAQEQERLKTVQLPSPFKYRDQALLVIPRDFPSVKGTVGDAKFVDMLVQSLAEAAVTTQGRMLVLFTSYKMLRQVYEPLKEALAAQDISVLGQGVEGGSRSKLLRRFQEKAASVLLGTSSFWEGVDIPGDALTCLAIVRLPFQPPSHPLAEAKAELLQAQKKNPFMKLSVPQAVIRFKQGFGRLVRTAQDRGIVIVYDTRVIESYYGKYFLYSLPGPKMEHMTTKQMVPRIAEWLHQDGVS; this comes from the coding sequence ATGAAATTTGCCGTGCTTGATTTTGAAACAACGGGAACCCAGTCCGTGGGTGAAATCATTCAGGTCGGACTTGCCATCATAGAAGAAGACCGGTCCATTTCGCGGGTATACGGTTCCTACGTCAAGCCCGGAGGACCCATTCCCCCTTTTATCACGGGCTTGACCGGCATTTCGGACAGCGATGTTGCGGATGCGCCCGAGCTGGAAGAAATGATGATGGAACTGGTGCCGCTGCTGGACGATGTGGTGCTTGTAGGGCATAATGTCGCTTTTGATTTTCATTTTCTGCAAAACGCCCTGGACCGCTGCGGATATCTGCCGTTCCAGGGTCGTATTCTGGATACGATCGATTTTCTCAAAATCTGCTTTCCGTCTCTCAGTTCCTATCAGCTCGGCGCCGTCAGCTCCCATTTCGGACTGACCCATGAGCGTCCGCACCAGGCGGACAGCGATGCGCTTGCGACCGCGATGGTCCTGCTTCGCTGCCTGGATGAGCTGTATGAGCTTCCTCTTCTGACTATACAGCGCCTTACGGAACTGTTCAGCGGCGAAGACAGCGATCTCAGCTGGTTCTTCGACGGCCTGCTCAGAGAGCGCGAGATGGAGACGTTCCAGCCGGAAGGCGAGCTGCAGTTCCACCGTCAGCTGGCGCTTGCCGTCGGCGATTGGACGGAGCTGTCCCCTCCGCGAGAGGAAGGGGATTACCCGGCCGAGCATATGTCGTTCCGCGAGTATCTTGACGAGGTTAAGACGAGGCTGAAGGCGCTTTTGCCCCAGTATGAGGACCGTCAGGCGCAGGAGCAGATGTTTGAAGAGGTGTACCAGGCGCTTCAGGACGAGAAGCATCTGCTGATCGAAGCGGGCACCGGAACCGGCAAATCGCTCGGTTATTTGCTGCCTGCCATTTACCAGAGCGTCAAGACCGGCGAGAAGGTGATGGTCAGCACGCATACGATCAATTTGCAGGATCAGCTCAGGGAGCGGGATATCCCGCTGCTGACCCAGACCGTTCCGTTTCCGTTCAAGGCTGCGGTCTTCAAGGGAAGAGGACACTATTTGTGTCTGCGCAAATTTGAACATAAAATTAATGCAAAGGAATTCACCGCTCCCCGTGAGGATACGCTTACCTCGGCCCAGATGATCGTCTGGCTGACGCAGACCGATTCGGGGGACGACGAAGAGCTGAATCTCGGGGGCCGGGGCGGCGATTTCTGGGAGACGGTTGCCAGCGATACCGATTCATGCCTGGGAAGATCCTGTCCGTGGTTCCGCAAATGCTACTATCACCGGGCGAAGCATGAGGCGGGCAATGCGGATGTCGTCATCACGAATCATTCGAAGCTGTTCGCCGACGTGAGGGCCGGACATCAGCTTCTGCCAGCCTATGAATACCTGGTCATCGACGAAGCCCATCAGCTGGAGGAAGTCGCCGGGAAGCATCTGGGCATGAGCATGAAGCATTTCACAGTTTCCCACACGCTGAACCGGCTGTATAAGGACAGCAGGACCGGCCAGCTGCCGGCGCTGCGCCATGTGCTGCAGAGCTCCGGAAGCGAGCAGGCGGCGGAATGGAGCTCGATCATCGACCGGATGTATCCGGACCTTCTGACTATCAAGGAATCGTGGGAACTCCTGAGCGAGAAGCTGTTCACGCTGATCCCGGAGCGCGCCGACGCAGGGGGCGAAGCCGGTCAGCTCGTTCATCGCCTGCTGCCTTCCCGCAAGCCAACAGGCTGGGAGGAGCTTGCCGCGCTGGAGCAGACACTCCACAGCTCTCTGAGCGACGTGATCCGCAAGGGCGAGGGGATGCTCACGGAGATGCGGGAACAGGAGAGCCAGTCCTCTTCGGACAGCCTGGTGACCGATATCGGCGGACTCTTAAAGGATTTGGCCGAAATCCGGGAGCAGGTGCGGTTTTTTATGGGAATGAACGACGAGAATGTAGTATATTGGCTTGAGGCGAACGGAAATTACCGCAACAAATCGCTGCATCTGTATGCCGTGCCGGTAGATGTCAGCGCTCAGCTGAAGGACCTGTTCTTCGACAAGAAAAAAAGCGCGGTGCTCACCTCGGCGACGCTCTCCGTCGACAAGTCGTTCCAGTACATGATCGACAGCCTCGGACTCAACGAAGCCCAGGAGCAGGAACGGCTCAAGACCGTGCAGCTGCCTTCTCCGTTCAAGTACAGGGATCAGGCGCTGCTGGTCATTCCAAGGGACTTCCCGAGCGTGAAGGGGACCGTGGGCGACGCCAAATTCGTCGATATGCTTGTCCAGTCGCTGGCGGAAGCCGCCGTGACGACGCAGGGAAGGATGCTGGTGCTGTTCACGTCCTACAAAATGCTTCGCCAGGTGTATGAGCCGCTCAAGGAAGCTCTTGCAGCCCAGGATATTTCCGTGCTCGGACAGGGCGTGGAGGGCGGCAGCCGGAGCAAGCTTCTGAGAAGGTTTCAGGAGAAAGCTGCTTCCGTCCTGCTGGGAACGAGCAGCTTCTGGGAAGGCGTCGACATACCGGGCGATGCGTTGACCTGCCTGGCGATTGTCAGGCTGCCGTTTCAGCCCCCGAGCCATCCGCTAGCGGAGGCCAAGGCCGAGCTGCTTCAAGCCCAGAAGAAGAATCCGTTCATGAAGCTCTCCGTGCCTCAAGCGGTGATCCGCTTCAAGCAGGGCTTTGGCCGGCTTGTCCGGACCGCGCAGGACAGGGGGATCGTCATCGTATATGATACCAGGGTCATCGAGTCTTATTACGGCAAATACTTCCTGTATTCGCTCCCGGGTCCCAAAATGGAGCATATGACGACCAAACAGATGGTCCCGCGCATCGCAGAATGGCTTCATCAGGACGGTGTATCCTAA
- the panB gene encoding 3-methyl-2-oxobutanoate hydroxymethyltransferase → MTVKQALNIVKLKKMKAEGVPLSMLTAYDYPSAALAEEAGVDVILVGDSLGNVVLGYNSTLPVTIDDMVYHTRSVARGAEHTFIVADMPFMTYHGSIDVTLGHVRRLIQEGHAHAVKMEGGLEICPAVSAIVSAGVPVLGHIGLTPQSVNTIGGYRVQGKDPEDAVRLMREAKALEQAGAFGIVLELVTEEVAEAISRELSIPTIGIGAGRYCDGQVLVFHDILKYTSSYREKRFVKTYADVGGVIKDAIGQYVQDVKQRAFPEERHVFGADEEVLHTLYGAAGKGAR, encoded by the coding sequence ATGACTGTCAAACAAGCGTTAAACATTGTGAAGCTGAAGAAAATGAAGGCGGAGGGCGTTCCGCTCAGCATGCTGACCGCGTACGACTACCCGTCCGCCGCGCTGGCCGAAGAAGCCGGGGTGGATGTGATCCTGGTCGGCGATTCGCTGGGCAACGTTGTGCTGGGGTACAATTCGACGCTGCCGGTCACCATTGACGATATGGTGTATCACACCCGGTCAGTTGCCCGCGGTGCGGAGCACACCTTTATCGTGGCCGATATGCCGTTCATGACGTATCACGGCAGTATCGACGTCACGCTGGGACATGTGCGCCGCCTCATTCAGGAAGGACACGCCCATGCGGTCAAGATGGAAGGCGGTCTTGAAATTTGTCCCGCCGTATCCGCCATCGTCTCCGCCGGAGTGCCGGTGCTCGGCCATATCGGACTTACGCCGCAGTCGGTCAATACAATCGGCGGCTACCGGGTGCAGGGCAAGGACCCCGAGGACGCTGTACGGCTGATGAGAGAGGCGAAGGCGCTGGAGCAGGCGGGAGCCTTCGGTATCGTACTGGAGCTTGTCACCGAAGAGGTGGCGGAGGCCATTTCACGGGAGCTTTCCATCCCGACAATCGGCATCGGCGCGGGTCGCTATTGCGACGGACAGGTGCTGGTCTTCCACGATATTTTGAAATATACCTCTTCATACAGAGAGAAACGGTTCGTCAAGACATACGCTGATGTCGGAGGCGTGATCAAAGACGCAATCGGCCAGTATGTGCAGGATGTGAAACAGCGCGCTTTTCCGGAAGAACGGCATGTATTCGGCGCTGATGAAGAAGTGCTGCACACATTATACGGCGCTGCCGGAAAAGGAGCGAGATAA
- the bshA gene encoding N-acetyl-alpha-D-glucosaminyl L-malate synthase BshA yields the protein MDRLLKIGITCYPSLGGSGVVATELGKLLAEKGHEVHFITHSIPFRLGTFQKNIFYHEVEVNDYYVFRYPPYDLALATKMAQVAKMENLDLLHVHYAVPHAVCAFLAKQMVGGQIKVVTTLHGTDITVLGQDESLKDLIRLGINESDAVTAVSRDLIQETRRALDITAPIDLTYNFVDKRVYYPRDVTGLRELFAEPEEKILMHISNFRPVKRVSDVVDIFAKVSGRIPARLLLVGEGPELPKIQAKIAEMGLEDKVRFLGKQDEIAQVISMADLLLLPSEKESFGLVALEAMACGVPTVGSQAGGIPELVQHGVTGYLAPIGDTTSMADYAVRLLSDEKLAEQMREACLRRACQDFSKDIITDQYESIYYRVLDPQTSGVVR from the coding sequence ATGGACCGGCTGTTAAAAATTGGGATTACCTGTTATCCGTCTCTGGGCGGCTCGGGCGTCGTAGCTACAGAGCTAGGCAAGCTGCTGGCGGAAAAAGGACATGAGGTCCATTTTATCACCCACAGCATCCCGTTCCGCCTGGGAACGTTTCAGAAAAATATTTTTTACCATGAGGTGGAGGTCAACGATTATTACGTCTTCCGCTATCCGCCTTATGATCTGGCGCTTGCAACCAAAATGGCGCAGGTCGCCAAAATGGAGAACCTTGATCTCTTGCATGTGCACTATGCGGTTCCGCACGCGGTCTGCGCTTTCCTCGCCAAGCAGATGGTCGGCGGTCAGATCAAGGTCGTAACGACGCTGCACGGCACGGATATTACCGTACTGGGACAGGATGAGTCGCTGAAGGATCTGATCCGGCTCGGCATCAACGAGAGCGACGCGGTAACGGCGGTATCCCGCGATCTGATCCAGGAGACAAGACGGGCGCTCGATATTACGGCTCCCATTGATTTGACCTACAATTTCGTCGACAAACGGGTGTACTATCCGAGAGATGTGACCGGGCTGAGAGAGCTGTTCGCGGAGCCTGAGGAAAAAATTCTGATGCATATTTCCAACTTCCGTCCCGTGAAGCGGGTCTCGGATGTTGTTGATATTTTTGCCAAGGTCAGCGGCCGGATTCCTGCGCGCTTGCTCTTGGTAGGCGAAGGGCCGGAGCTTCCGAAGATCCAGGCGAAGATCGCCGAAATGGGACTGGAGGACAAAGTTCGTTTCCTCGGCAAGCAGGACGAAATCGCTCAGGTGATATCGATGGCCGATCTGCTGCTGCTGCCCTCCGAGAAGGAGAGCTTCGGGCTTGTGGCGCTGGAGGCGATGGCCTGCGGCGTGCCGACCGTCGGCTCGCAGGCCGGGGGCATTCCCGAGCTTGTCCAGCACGGAGTCACCGGCTATCTGGCACCGATCGGGGATACAACATCGATGGCTGACTATGCTGTCCGGCTGCTCTCTGACGAGAAGCTGGCCGAGCAGATGCGTGAAGCCTGTCTGAGACGCGCGTGCCAGGATTTCTCCAAGGATATTATTACCGACCAGTACGAGAGCATTTATTACCGCGTCCTGGACCCTCAGACAAGCGGAGTGGTCCGCTAA
- a CDS encoding tetratricopeptide repeat protein, with the protein MFQQMFAEMKHMLTDIARELPGSQGARRQDLLGKYRMLRNLSDEALDEWLAFAEALSLFRQNIGVEEEQGDAQNVPDTGPTPEDPSEMENFVRGQGYYKLLMYPKCIEQFKVVLVRYPDHPAPRLYLAMSYLYLGDTAAAWEHLEHMLSVVQGRKLKAHIYNAMGCIAASGRRFDEARELFSLAMRYDPGFPEPERNLQVCTRGSGELEFGSQLVSLL; encoded by the coding sequence ATGTTTCAACAGATGTTTGCCGAAATGAAACACATGCTGACCGATATTGCAAGGGAGCTGCCCGGCTCGCAGGGTGCAAGGCGCCAGGACCTTCTGGGCAAATACCGGATGCTTCGTAACCTCAGCGACGAGGCGCTTGACGAATGGCTGGCCTTTGCAGAGGCTTTAAGCCTGTTCCGCCAAAATATCGGAGTTGAGGAAGAGCAGGGGGATGCGCAGAACGTTCCTGATACTGGGCCCACTCCGGAAGATCCTTCCGAAATGGAGAATTTTGTCCGTGGGCAGGGTTATTACAAGCTCCTGATGTATCCCAAATGCATCGAGCAGTTCAAGGTCGTTCTTGTCCGCTATCCCGATCATCCGGCTCCGAGATTATATCTCGCCATGTCTTATCTCTATCTGGGCGATACCGCCGCTGCATGGGAGCATCTGGAGCATATGCTCTCTGTGGTCCAAGGAAGGAAGCTAAAGGCGCATATTTACAACGCTATGGGCTGCATTGCAGCTTCCGGACGGCGGTTCGACGAGGCCAGGGAATTATTTTCACTTGCGATGAGATATGATCCCGGCTTTCCGGAGCCTGAGCGCAATCTCCAGGTATGCACCCGGGGCAGCGGCGAGCTTGAATTCGGAAGCCAGCTTGTCTCCCTGCTGTGA
- the bshB1 gene encoding bacillithiol biosynthesis deacetylase BshB1, with protein MKLDILVIGAHADDAEIGMAGTIAKHAAAGLAVGICDLTAAEMSSNGTVESRKEEARHAAEVLGVVMRSNLGLPDRGLRTSEEQIAAVTAEIRRCSPSIVFAPYPEDRHPDHVACGRIVEEAVFNAKLRRYMPDVPAIPAPQLYFYFINDLGRTDLLVDVTGSYGLKEASLSCYVSQFQKTPGADIVSTPLNDGYIERVRARDMLLGQRKGFIYAEGFASKLPFAVDLFRV; from the coding sequence ATGAAGCTCGACATCCTCGTGATCGGAGCGCATGCGGACGATGCGGAGATCGGCATGGCCGGCACCATCGCGAAGCATGCAGCTGCGGGGCTCGCAGTCGGCATCTGCGACCTGACCGCCGCCGAAATGTCCTCTAACGGTACGGTGGAAAGCCGGAAGGAGGAAGCAAGGCATGCGGCCGAGGTGCTGGGCGTTGTCATGCGTTCCAATCTTGGACTGCCCGACCGGGGACTCCGGACAAGCGAGGAGCAGATTGCAGCCGTAACGGCGGAAATCCGCCGCTGTTCGCCCTCCATCGTATTCGCTCCCTATCCGGAGGACAGGCATCCCGATCATGTGGCATGCGGCCGAATCGTGGAGGAAGCGGTATTCAATGCCAAGCTTCGCCGGTATATGCCGGATGTACCCGCTATTCCGGCGCCCCAACTGTATTTCTACTTCATCAATGATCTGGGACGAACGGATCTGCTGGTTGATGTGACCGGCAGCTACGGCTTGAAGGAAGCCTCCCTGTCCTGTTACGTCTCCCAGTTTCAGAAGACGCCGGGAGCGGATATCGTATCCACTCCGCTGAACGACGGCTACATCGAGCGTGTCCGGGCCAGGGACATGCTCCTGGGCCAGCGCAAAGGCTTTATATACGCGGAAGGATTTGCGTCCAAGCTTCCCTTTGCGGTCGATCTGTTCCGGGTATAA
- a CDS encoding biotin--[acetyl-CoA-carboxylase] ligase translates to MSRYENTFFQGEEAEERRPSGWAAMLRRVDTVVSTQEAAKELAEQGAPEGTAVMAEEQTGGRGRQGRRWHSPKGKGIWMSVVLRPSIPLQLTPQLTLLAGAAVCSAIRRETGVEAGIKWPNDLLVNGRKLCGILLESCAWPSGLQYTIAGIGISANLAEEDYPEELRKIGTSLLIESGRETEREELARAVLKELETLYGVYLEQGLDPIAALWSEQSVTLGRRVMLRTPEGPQEGTAVRLEEDGGLVVLRTDGETETLYAGEIALI, encoded by the coding sequence GTGAGCAGATATGAGAACACTTTCTTCCAGGGGGAAGAAGCTGAAGAACGCCGCCCTTCTGGCTGGGCTGCCATGCTGCGCCGCGTGGACACGGTAGTATCCACGCAGGAGGCCGCGAAGGAGCTGGCGGAGCAGGGAGCTCCTGAAGGAACGGCGGTTATGGCCGAAGAGCAGACAGGCGGCAGAGGCAGACAGGGGCGCAGATGGCACTCGCCCAAAGGCAAAGGCATCTGGATGAGCGTTGTGCTCCGTCCGTCGATTCCGCTCCAGCTAACGCCGCAGCTGACGCTGCTTGCCGGAGCGGCGGTCTGCTCCGCCATCCGGAGGGAGACTGGAGTGGAAGCCGGCATCAAGTGGCCGAACGATCTGCTGGTGAACGGCCGGAAGCTATGCGGCATTTTGCTGGAATCCTGTGCCTGGCCTAGCGGCTTGCAGTACACAATTGCCGGCATCGGCATCAGCGCGAATCTGGCGGAAGAGGATTACCCGGAGGAGCTTCGGAAGATCGGCACCTCGCTGCTGATCGAAAGCGGGAGGGAGACGGAGCGGGAAGAGCTTGCCCGCGCTGTTCTGAAGGAGCTGGAGACGCTCTACGGCGTATACCTGGAGCAGGGGCTTGATCCGATCGCCGCGCTATGGTCGGAACAGTCGGTTACGCTTGGCAGACGAGTGATGCTGCGGACGCCTGAGGGGCCTCAGGAAGGTACTGCGGTCCGTCTCGAAGAGGACGGAGGACTTGTGGTTCTGCGCACTGACGGGGAGACCGAGACGCTGTACGCCGGAGAAATCGCGCTGATCTGA
- the mgsA gene encoding methylglyoxal synthase, which translates to MKIAFIAHDRKKDEMVNFVTAYEHVFEGHEMFSTGTTGERIMEATNLKIHRFMSGPLGGDQQIGSLVAQDELDLIIFLRDPLMAQPHEPDISALLRLCDVYGIPVATNIATAEILVKAIDRGDFAWRELVHKYKPGVDPE; encoded by the coding sequence ATGAAGATCGCTTTTATCGCACATGACAGAAAAAAAGATGAAATGGTTAACTTTGTAACCGCATATGAGCATGTATTTGAAGGCCATGAAATGTTCTCTACCGGAACGACGGGCGAACGCATCATGGAAGCAACGAACCTGAAGATTCACCGCTTTATGTCAGGACCGCTCGGCGGCGATCAGCAGATCGGTTCCCTGGTTGCCCAGGATGAACTGGATCTTATTATCTTCCTGCGGGACCCGCTGATGGCGCAGCCGCATGAACCGGACATTTCCGCTCTGCTTCGCCTGTGCGACGTATACGGCATTCCGGTTGCTACGAATATCGCAACCGCGGAAATTCTGGTCAAGGCAATCGACCGGGGAGATTTCGCCTGGCGCGAGCTGGTTCACAAGTACAAGCCGGGAGTCGATCCGGAATGA